From Bradyrhizobium erythrophlei:
CGGTGCCGAACAGCAGGAGATCGAGATGCCCCGAAAGGTTGCCATGCTCGCCGGGGAAATTTCTCCACTCCACGAAAGAGTGCGGATTGGCCCAGGCGATCGCCGCAAAGGGCAGGATGTGAAGAATGATCCAGAGCGGCTGTGTCCACAACTGGAACCGGCTGATCAGCGTGATGCCGTGGGTGACCAGCGGGATGATGACGACGGCGCTGATGAGATAGCCGATCGGGCGCGGGATGCCGAAGCACAGCTCGAGGGCGGTTGCGAGAATGACCGCCTCGATAGCGAAGAAGATGAAGGTGAACGAGGCGTAGATCAGCGAGGTGATGGTCGAGCCGATATAGCCGAAGCCGGCGCCGCGGGTTAACAGATCGATGTCGATGCCGCATTTGGCGGCGTGATAGGCGATCGGTAGGCCGCAGCAGAAGATGATGACGCTGACGACCAGGATCGCCGCGGTGGCATTGGTGACACCGTAGTTGAGGGTAATGGTGCCGCCGATCGCCTCCAGCGCCAGGAACGAGATCGCGCCCAGCGCGGTGTTGGCGACGCGGGCGGCGGACCAGCGCCGCGCGCTCTTGGCTGTAAAGCGCAGCGCGTAATCTTCCAGCGTCTGGTTGGCAACCCATTGATTATATTGGCGCCTGACGCGGTCTATCCGCTGCCGCCCTGCCACTTCGGTACTCCTGACCCCCAGAGCCTTACCCTGCAAAGCCCGCCTAAAAATCTACGTCGCTATTTTGCGGTGCAATATACGCGATCTTGCGTATCTGTGCACTGCACAATTTCAGTAATCCTCGACCCCGCCAATAACGCGTACTCGAACACCAACGGGGTAAACATGTCAGACGACAACAAACAGGGGCTGCAGTCGGCATTCCGCCGCAAGCTGCTCATGGGAATGGCGGCGATTCCCGCCTTAACCATGCTTCCTCGCCCATCTTTTGCGGAAGTGCCGGCAACCTCCGCGATCAACACCACCGGTCTCGCGGTTACCGATACTGAAGTCACCTGCGGCATCCTGCATTCGGCCACCGGCACCATGGCGATCTCGGAAACCGGGTCGATCGAGTCCGAAAAGCTCGCCATCTCGCAGATCAACGAAGCTGGCGGCATCCTTGGCCGCAAGATCAAGATCATCCAGGAAGACGGCGCCAGCGATTGGCCGACCTTCGCGGAAAAGGCCAAGAAGCTTCTCGTCAACGACAAGGTCGCGGCGATCATGGGTTGCTGGACCTCGGCCTCCCGCAAGGCCGTGCTGCCGGTCCTCGAACAATATAATGGCATGCTCTACTACCCGACCTTCTATGAAGGCCTCGAGCAGTCCAAGAACGTCATCTACACCGGTCAGGAAGCCACCCAGCAGATTCTCGCTGGCCTGAACTGGGTCGCCAAAGAAAAGGGCGCGAAATCGTTCTTCTTCATCGGCTCGGACTACATCTGGCCGCGCACGTCGAACAAGATCGCGCGCAAGCACGTCGAGAACGTGCTGAAGGGCAAGGTCGTCGGCGAAGAATATTATCCGCTCGGCAACACCCAGTTCAACTCGGTCATCAACAAGATCAAGTTGACCAAGCCTGATGTGATCTTCACCGACGTCGTCGGCGGATCGAACGTCGCATTCTACAAGCAGCTCAAGGCGGCCGGTATCGACCTGTCGAAGCAGACGCTGCTGACGATCTCGGTGACCGAAGACGAAATCGACGGCATCGGCGGCGAGAACATCGCGGGCGCCTATGCCTGCATGAAGTACTTCCAGTCGCTCGACAATCCGAACAACAAGCTGTTCGTTCCGGCCTTCAAGAAAATGTGGGGCGAGAAGACGGTGATCGGCGACGTGACGCAGGCCGCCTATCTCGGCCCGTGGCTGTGGAAGTTAACGGCCGAGAAAGCTGGAAGCTTCGATGTCGACAAGATCGCGGCGGCTTCGCCCGGAATCGAATTCAAGGGTGCGCCCGAAGGCTACGTGCGGATCCATGAAAACCACCATCTGTGGTCCAAGACCCGGGTCGGTCGTGCCAAGCTCGACGGCCAGTTCGAACTGGTCTTCGAAACCGCCGATCTGGTCGAGC
This genomic window contains:
- the urtA gene encoding urea ABC transporter substrate-binding protein: MSDDNKQGLQSAFRRKLLMGMAAIPALTMLPRPSFAEVPATSAINTTGLAVTDTEVTCGILHSATGTMAISETGSIESEKLAISQINEAGGILGRKIKIIQEDGASDWPTFAEKAKKLLVNDKVAAIMGCWTSASRKAVLPVLEQYNGMLYYPTFYEGLEQSKNVIYTGQEATQQILAGLNWVAKEKGAKSFFFIGSDYIWPRTSNKIARKHVENVLKGKVVGEEYYPLGNTQFNSVINKIKLTKPDVIFTDVVGGSNVAFYKQLKAAGIDLSKQTLLTISVTEDEIDGIGGENIAGAYACMKYFQSLDNPNNKLFVPAFKKMWGEKTVIGDVTQAAYLGPWLWKLTAEKAGSFDVDKIAAASPGIEFKGAPEGYVRIHENHHLWSKTRVGRAKLDGQFELVFETADLVEPDPFPKGYQ